The Kitasatospora sp. NBC_01287 genome contains a region encoding:
- a CDS encoding siderophore-interacting protein, giving the protein MIAGQFRFFEARVVRSRRLGPTLTRITFGGEQLAHFSSGGRDQSFSLFLPHPGQDAPLLPIEAGPAWFEGWRALPAEQRAVLRSYTVRAQRRERAEVDVDFALHGTGPDDPPGAAGPASRWAAQAAPGDRVVLLGPAVADNRSVGFRPPPESDWVLIAADETALPAVGGILDWLPAGTRVKAWIEVPHPHDIQQLRNPGELEVSWLVRGADGSSQARQPQGALAAIRAAELPPGVPYAWLAGESGLVRALRRHLVGERGFDRRRVEFSGYWRRGASEEQLRAQASAGTDAT; this is encoded by the coding sequence CTGATCGCCGGACAGTTCCGCTTCTTCGAGGCGCGGGTGGTGCGCAGCCGCAGGCTCGGCCCAACGCTGACCCGGATCACCTTCGGCGGCGAGCAGTTGGCCCACTTCTCCTCCGGTGGGCGCGACCAGAGCTTCTCGCTCTTCCTGCCGCACCCGGGCCAGGACGCCCCGCTGCTGCCGATCGAGGCGGGCCCGGCCTGGTTCGAGGGTTGGCGGGCACTGCCCGCCGAGCAGCGGGCCGTGCTGCGTTCCTACACCGTGCGCGCGCAGCGGCGCGAACGCGCGGAGGTGGACGTGGACTTCGCACTGCACGGCACCGGCCCCGACGATCCGCCGGGCGCGGCGGGGCCGGCCTCCCGATGGGCCGCGCAGGCCGCGCCGGGCGACCGGGTGGTGCTGCTCGGCCCGGCGGTGGCGGACAACCGCAGCGTCGGCTTCCGCCCGCCGCCGGAGAGCGACTGGGTGCTGATCGCGGCGGACGAGACGGCGCTGCCGGCGGTCGGCGGGATCCTGGACTGGCTGCCGGCCGGCACCCGGGTGAAGGCCTGGATCGAGGTGCCGCACCCGCATGACATCCAGCAGCTGCGGAACCCGGGGGAGTTGGAGGTCAGCTGGTTGGTGCGCGGCGCTGACGGCTCGTCCCAGGCGCGGCAGCCGCAGGGGGCGCTGGCGGCGATCCGGGCCGCCGAGCTGCCGCCGGGGGTGCCGTACGCCTGGCTCGCGGGTGAGTCAGGGCTGGTCCGGGCGCTGCGCCGGCACCTGGTGGGGGAGCGCGGCTTCGACCGCCGGAGGGTGGAGTTCTCCGGCTACTGGCGTCGCGGCGCGTCCGAGGAGCAGCTGCGCGCGCAGGCGTCGGCCGGAACTGACGCCACGTAA
- a CDS encoding ABC transporter substrate-binding protein, producing the protein MNSRSASQLSRRGLLAAGGATALGALLAACGSGGGDGSKGGAAGAGSSAVPKKGPWSFTDDQPRTLTAPSTPSRIVAFTGTAAALVDFGLDQQIVGVFGETRTADGKADPQAGDLNVDKVTVIGNAYGEFDIEKYAALRPDLLVTHMYDPGAFWYVPDESKDKILQVNPAVAAITVARVPMTQPIEHYAKLAESLGADLGAKKVTDAKARFEAAAESVRQAAKATGGIKVLAGSGSPDLFYVSNPQISTDLMYFAQLGVDFVVPTKLDAGGYYEGLSWENANKYPADVILLDDRSTSLQPKDLAGKPAWGQLPAVKAGQITPWSSVPRFSYAGAAPLLEGLAKAIRSAKKVS; encoded by the coding sequence ATGAACTCCAGAAGCGCCAGCCAGCTCTCCCGTCGCGGCCTGCTCGCCGCGGGCGGAGCCACCGCCCTGGGCGCCCTGCTGGCCGCCTGCGGCAGCGGCGGTGGCGATGGTTCGAAGGGCGGCGCGGCCGGCGCCGGTTCGTCCGCCGTGCCGAAGAAGGGGCCCTGGTCCTTCACCGACGACCAACCCAGGACGCTCACCGCGCCGAGCACCCCCTCGCGGATCGTCGCCTTCACCGGCACGGCCGCCGCGCTGGTCGACTTCGGGCTGGACCAGCAGATCGTCGGGGTGTTCGGCGAGACCAGGACCGCGGACGGCAAGGCCGACCCGCAGGCCGGCGACCTGAACGTCGACAAGGTGACGGTCATCGGCAACGCCTACGGCGAGTTCGACATCGAGAAGTACGCGGCGCTGCGCCCGGACCTGCTGGTGACCCACATGTACGACCCGGGCGCCTTCTGGTACGTGCCGGACGAGAGCAAGGACAAGATCCTCCAGGTCAACCCGGCGGTGGCCGCGATCACCGTGGCGCGGGTGCCGATGACCCAGCCGATCGAGCACTACGCGAAGCTGGCCGAGTCGCTCGGCGCCGACCTGGGCGCCAAGAAGGTCACCGACGCCAAGGCCCGCTTCGAGGCCGCCGCCGAGAGCGTGCGGCAGGCGGCCAAGGCGACCGGCGGCATCAAGGTGCTGGCCGGGTCCGGCAGTCCGGACCTGTTCTACGTCTCCAACCCGCAGATCAGCACCGACCTGATGTACTTCGCCCAACTCGGCGTCGACTTCGTGGTGCCGACCAAGCTGGACGCCGGCGGCTACTACGAGGGCCTCAGCTGGGAGAACGCGAACAAGTACCCGGCGGACGTGATCCTGCTGGACGACCGGAGCACCTCGCTGCAGCCGAAGGACCTGGCGGGCAAGCCCGCCTGGGGGCAGCTGCCGGCGGTGAAGGCCGGTCAGATCACCCCGTGGAGCTCGGTGCCGCGGTTCTCCTACGCCGGTGCCGCACCGCTGCTGGAGGGCCTGGCCAAGGCCATCCGGTCGGCCAAGAAGGTCAGTTGA
- a CDS encoding iron ABC transporter permease, which produces MRAAGLPLAALLLLAVLALSIGVGSRAMSLGEVWHGLLDPTSPNYAVVHRMRLPRTLLGLLVGTALGLAGGLMQALTRNPLADPGLLGINAGASAAVVTAASLLGVATFDGYVWFALAGTAIVSVLVHAVGGGRGATPARLALAGSALNATLYSYVSAVMLLDTSSLEKMRFWTVGSLADARPETVVKVLPFIGAGLLLALALARPLNVLALGDDAARALGARPELVRGAAILAVTLLCGAATAACGPIVFVGLMVPHLVRALTGPDLRWLLPYCALLAPVLLLGSDVLGRLLGRPGELQVGVVTAVLGGPFFLYFARRGKVARV; this is translated from the coding sequence CTGCGGGCCGCCGGACTGCCGCTCGCCGCACTGCTCCTGCTCGCCGTGCTGGCGCTGAGCATCGGCGTGGGCTCCCGGGCGATGTCACTCGGTGAGGTCTGGCACGGCCTGCTCGACCCCACCTCGCCGAACTACGCGGTGGTGCACCGGATGCGCCTGCCGCGCACCCTGCTCGGCCTGCTGGTCGGCACCGCGCTCGGCCTGGCCGGCGGCCTCATGCAGGCGCTGACCCGCAATCCGCTGGCCGACCCCGGCCTGCTGGGGATCAACGCCGGCGCCTCGGCCGCCGTGGTCACCGCCGCCTCGCTGCTGGGCGTGGCCACCTTCGACGGCTACGTCTGGTTCGCGCTGGCCGGCACCGCGATCGTCTCGGTGCTGGTCCACGCGGTCGGCGGCGGGCGCGGGGCCACCCCGGCCCGGCTCGCGCTGGCCGGCTCGGCGCTCAACGCCACGCTCTACTCCTACGTCAGCGCGGTGATGCTGCTCGACACCAGCTCGCTGGAGAAGATGCGGTTCTGGACCGTCGGCTCGCTGGCCGACGCGCGGCCCGAGACGGTGGTCAAGGTGCTGCCGTTCATCGGCGCGGGGCTGCTGCTGGCGCTGGCGCTGGCCCGCCCGCTGAACGTCCTCGCGCTCGGCGACGACGCGGCCAGGGCACTCGGCGCCAGGCCCGAACTGGTGCGCGGCGCCGCGATCCTGGCGGTCACCCTGCTCTGCGGCGCGGCCACCGCGGCCTGCGGACCGATCGTCTTCGTCGGCCTGATGGTCCCGCACCTGGTGCGCGCGCTGACCGGTCCCGACCTGCGCTGGCTGCTGCCGTACTGCGCGCTGCTCGCACCCGTGCTGCTGCTCGGCTCCGACGTGCTGGGCCGCCTGCTCGGCCGACCGGGCGAGCTGCAGGTGGGTGTGGTCACCGCGGTGCTCGGCGGCCCGTTCTTCCTCTACTTCGCCCGCCGCGGAAAGGTGGCCCGGGTATGA
- a CDS encoding iron chelate uptake ABC transporter family permease subunit produces MSTIRLGDRWSLRYSPRALAAGTGCALLALLVSVLSLGSGEYPISPADVLRTLAGGGSPAEDLIVNQLRLPRVVTALLVGAALALAGALFQSLVRNPLGSPDVLGFTQGAATGALLVVVAGGSSLALATGAVIGGVATGAGVCALAWRGGLHSGRLILIGIGTAAILTGVNGYLLTRTKLLDAARAVLWLTGSLDGRGWGDAVPLLVALGVLGPLVLLGCGRALRMLELGDDTAAGLGVRVEPLRLGLLAAAVLLASLAAAAAGPVSFVALIAPQLARRLTRSPGPNLLAALCTGAALLVSADWAAQRLISGHQLPVGVVTGVLGGGYLVRLLATERRAGRI; encoded by the coding sequence ATGAGCACGATCCGCCTCGGGGACCGCTGGTCCCTGCGCTACAGTCCGCGCGCGCTGGCCGCCGGCACCGGCTGCGCGCTGCTCGCCCTGCTGGTCAGCGTGCTCAGCCTGGGCAGCGGGGAGTACCCGATCAGCCCGGCCGACGTGCTGCGCACCCTGGCCGGCGGCGGCTCCCCCGCCGAGGACCTCATCGTCAACCAGCTGCGGCTGCCCCGGGTGGTCACCGCGCTGCTGGTCGGCGCCGCGCTGGCGCTGGCCGGCGCGCTCTTCCAGTCGCTGGTGCGCAACCCGCTCGGCAGCCCGGACGTGCTCGGCTTCACCCAGGGCGCGGCGACCGGCGCGCTGCTGGTCGTGGTGGCCGGCGGCAGCAGCCTGGCGCTGGCCACCGGCGCGGTCATCGGCGGGGTGGCGACCGGCGCGGGGGTCTGCGCGCTGGCCTGGCGCGGCGGCCTGCACAGCGGGCGGCTGATCCTGATCGGCATCGGCACCGCGGCGATCCTCACCGGCGTCAACGGCTACCTGCTGACCCGCACCAAGCTGCTCGACGCGGCCCGCGCGGTGCTCTGGCTGACCGGCAGTCTGGACGGCCGCGGCTGGGGGGATGCCGTGCCGCTGCTCGTCGCGCTCGGCGTGCTGGGCCCGCTGGTGCTGCTCGGCTGCGGGCGGGCGCTGCGGATGCTGGAGCTGGGCGACGACACCGCCGCCGGGCTCGGGGTGCGGGTCGAGCCGCTGCGGCTGGGCCTGCTGGCCGCCGCCGTGCTGCTCGCCTCGCTCGCGGCGGCCGCCGCCGGGCCGGTCTCCTTCGTCGCGCTGATCGCCCCGCAGCTGGCCCGCCGGCTCACCCGCTCCCCCGGCCCCAACCTGCTCGCCGCGCTCTGCACCGGCGCCGCCCTGCTGGTCAGCGCCGACTGGGCGGCCCAGCGGCTGATCAGCGGCCACCAGCTGCCGGTGGGCGTGGTGACCGGTGTGCTCGGCGGCGGCTACCTGGTCCGGCTGCTGGCCACCGAGCGGCGGGCGGGCCGGATATGA
- a CDS encoding ABC transporter ATP-binding protein — protein MSTDGARLLGRGLTLAYERRTIAEDLTVAIPDRSFTVIVGPNACGKSTLLRALSRTLEPAAGTVLLDGQDIASLPAKQVARALGLLPQSSIAPDGITVGELVGRGRYPHQGLLRQWSPQDERVVQESMAATGVAELADRVVDELSGGQRQRVWIAMALAQQTPLLLLDEPTTYLDIAHQMEVLDLCAQLHEEQGRTLVAVLHDLNQAARYATHLIAMRGGRVLAAGAPGDIVTTELVQEVFQLACQVIEDPETGTPLVVPAARRARPRSGAGDAATAPAGSAGPAEVGRP, from the coding sequence ATGAGCACGGACGGAGCGCGGCTGCTCGGCCGCGGGCTCACCCTCGCGTACGAGCGGCGCACGATCGCCGAGGACCTCACCGTCGCCATCCCCGACCGGTCCTTCACGGTGATCGTCGGCCCCAACGCGTGCGGCAAGTCGACCCTGCTGCGCGCGCTCTCCCGCACCCTGGAGCCCGCCGCCGGCACCGTGCTGCTGGACGGCCAGGACATCGCCTCGCTGCCCGCCAAGCAGGTGGCCCGCGCCCTGGGCCTGCTGCCGCAGTCCTCCATCGCCCCCGACGGCATCACCGTCGGCGAGCTGGTGGGCCGCGGCCGCTACCCGCACCAGGGGCTGCTGCGCCAGTGGTCACCGCAGGACGAGCGGGTGGTGCAGGAGTCGATGGCTGCCACCGGGGTCGCCGAGCTGGCCGACCGGGTGGTCGACGAGCTCTCCGGCGGCCAGCGCCAGCGGGTCTGGATCGCGATGGCGCTGGCCCAGCAGACCCCGTTGCTGCTGCTGGACGAGCCGACCACCTACCTGGACATCGCGCACCAGATGGAGGTCCTCGACCTCTGCGCCCAGCTGCACGAGGAGCAGGGGCGCACCCTGGTCGCCGTGCTGCACGACCTCAACCAGGCGGCGCGGTACGCCACCCACCTGATCGCGATGCGCGGCGGGCGGGTGCTGGCGGCGGGGGCGCCCGGCGACATCGTCACGACCGAACTGGTGCAGGAGGTCTTCCAGTTGGCCTGCCAGGTGATCGAGGACCCGGAGACCGGCACCCCGCTGGTGGTCCCGGCGGCCCGCCGCGCCCGTCCCCGGTCGGGTGCCGGGGACGCGGCGACCGCGCCCGCCGGGAGCGCCGGGCCGGCCGAGGTGGGCCGGCCATGA
- a CDS encoding penicillin acylase family protein yields MTIEVFRDDWGIPHLRAGDPLELARAQGQNAATDRAWQLEVERHRAQGTSAAFLGPEHLDWDRFARQARLADTARRCFERLDAETAAWVRAYVAGVNRGLRERAYQAPEFAATGLTPGNWEPWTPLALWLSHHILFAGFPAKLWRERVAELLGEEAIGLFATDGPATSGSNGWLVAPARTATGAALIAGDPHRFIEEPGIYQQIHLACPEFDVVGLAVPGVPGIAHFGHTGGVAWAITNAMADYQDLYQERLRRTAGGVEALGPDGWRAAAAHTETIEVAGAEPVTVEIVETERGTVVIGGPDGPEEAVSLRCPPRVRAESGFQALPALLRARTVADVDAAFDHWAEPVNVVQAADTAGGLLHRVAGAVPLRHPRNRLRLVPGWEPGHDWQGWHHPLPRAEVEDFAVMANQRGLAAALGVEFAAPHRAERITELLAGSTGWTGARMTAVHTDTYLASAAPLLDLLANLPALSPAADRLRAQLLGWDRRMAAGSVAAARFAALRSAVVRRLAAAPALAALAEPHGHPALFAPWLSLTARIGFALEHLLGADLLPGTDPATLVRAAVEQLAGEIAEAAADGAGPAATWGDTHRLAPWQALPEDEPPHWPGLAGDHDCVLATTCLPGLTDLSARASAARYVWDLADRANSGWVVPFGASGLPGDPHRRDQLPRWLAGELLPVITDWNKLNKERP; encoded by the coding sequence ATGACCATCGAGGTCTTCCGCGACGACTGGGGCATCCCCCACCTGCGGGCCGGCGACCCGCTCGAACTCGCCCGCGCCCAGGGGCAGAACGCCGCCACCGACCGGGCCTGGCAGCTGGAGGTCGAGCGGCACCGGGCGCAGGGCACCTCGGCCGCCTTCCTCGGACCCGAGCACCTGGACTGGGACCGCTTCGCCCGCCAGGCCCGCCTCGCCGACACCGCCCGGCGCTGCTTCGAGCGGCTGGACGCGGAGACCGCCGCGTGGGTCCGCGCGTACGTCGCGGGGGTCAATCGCGGCTTGCGCGAACGGGCCTACCAGGCACCGGAGTTCGCCGCCACCGGGCTCACCCCCGGGAACTGGGAGCCGTGGACCCCGCTGGCCCTGTGGCTCTCCCACCACATCCTCTTCGCCGGCTTCCCGGCGAAGCTGTGGCGCGAGCGGGTGGCGGAGTTGCTCGGCGAGGAGGCGATCGGCCTGTTCGCCACCGACGGGCCCGCCACCTCCGGCAGCAACGGCTGGCTGGTGGCCCCCGCGCGCACCGCCACCGGCGCCGCGCTGATCGCCGGTGACCCGCACCGGTTCATCGAGGAACCGGGGATCTACCAGCAGATCCACCTGGCCTGCCCCGAGTTCGACGTGGTCGGGCTGGCGGTCCCCGGCGTCCCCGGCATCGCCCACTTCGGCCACACCGGCGGCGTCGCCTGGGCGATCACCAACGCGATGGCGGACTACCAGGACCTCTACCAGGAGCGGCTGCGCCGCACCGCGGGCGGCGTCGAGGCGCTCGGCCCGGACGGCTGGCGAGCGGCCGCCGCGCACACCGAGACCATCGAGGTCGCCGGTGCCGAGCCGGTCACCGTCGAGATCGTCGAGACCGAACGCGGCACGGTGGTGATCGGCGGCCCCGACGGCCCCGAGGAGGCGGTGAGCCTGCGCTGCCCGCCACGGGTGCGCGCGGAGTCGGGTTTCCAGGCGCTGCCCGCGCTGCTGCGGGCCAGGACCGTCGCGGACGTGGACGCGGCCTTCGACCACTGGGCCGAACCGGTCAACGTGGTGCAGGCCGCCGACACCGCGGGCGGGCTGCTGCACCGGGTGGCCGGCGCCGTGCCGCTGCGCCACCCGCGCAACCGGCTCCGGCTGGTGCCCGGTTGGGAGCCCGGTCACGACTGGCAGGGCTGGCACCACCCGCTGCCGCGCGCCGAGGTCGAGGACTTCGCGGTGATGGCCAACCAGCGCGGCCTGGCCGCGGCGCTGGGCGTCGAGTTCGCCGCGCCGCACCGGGCCGAGCGGATCACCGAGTTGCTGGCCGGCTCCACCGGGTGGACCGGCGCGCGGATGACCGCCGTGCACACCGACACCTACCTCGCCTCCGCCGCCCCGCTGCTCGACCTGCTGGCGAACCTGCCCGCGCTGAGCCCCGCCGCCGACCGGCTGCGCGCCCAACTGCTGGGCTGGGACCGGCGGATGGCGGCGGGCTCGGTCGCCGCCGCCCGCTTCGCGGCGCTGCGCTCGGCGGTGGTGCGCCGCCTCGCCGCCGCCCCGGCGCTGGCCGCGCTGGCCGAACCGCACGGCCACCCCGCGCTCTTCGCGCCCTGGCTCTCGCTCACCGCGCGGATCGGCTTCGCCCTCGAACACCTGCTGGGCGCCGACCTGCTGCCGGGCACCGACCCGGCCACGCTGGTCCGGGCCGCCGTCGAGCAGTTGGCCGGGGAGATCGCGGAGGCAGCGGCCGACGGGGCGGGCCCGGCGGCGACCTGGGGCGACACCCACCGGCTCGCCCCGTGGCAAGCGCTGCCCGAGGACGAGCCGCCGCACTGGCCCGGCCTGGCCGGCGACCACGACTGCGTCCTCGCCACCACCTGCCTGCCCGGCCTGACCGACCTCAGCGCCCGCGCCTCGGCCGCCCGCTACGTCTGGGACCTGGCCGACCGCGCGAACAGCGGCTGGGTGGTGCCCTTCGGCGCCTCCGGCCTGCCGGGCGACCCGCACCGCCGCGACCAGCTGCCGCGCTGGCTCGCCGGCGAGCTGCTCCCCGTGATCACCGACTGGAACAAGCTGAACAAGGAACGACCATGA
- a CDS encoding GNAT family N-acetyltransferase: MTNDQHTQAATTEDASPAGRTFEAALPGFGTVRIRPLDPAGDAATVHGWVDQEWARFWGMVGHSREQVRDIYAFVDSLPSHHAYLALRDDTPVALFQTYRPEHDPLGEHYQVAPGDLGIHLLVAPTEGNPRPGYTETLVSVFLAFVLADPAVRRLVAEPDARNEKSIARLLRTGFELGPEIQLPEKRARLVFLTREAGEALRHRAAASH; the protein is encoded by the coding sequence ATGACGAACGATCAGCACACTCAGGCCGCCACCACCGAGGACGCATCCCCGGCCGGGCGCACCTTCGAGGCGGCCCTGCCCGGCTTCGGCACCGTCCGGATCCGCCCGCTGGACCCGGCGGGCGACGCCGCGACGGTGCACGGCTGGGTCGATCAGGAGTGGGCCCGGTTCTGGGGCATGGTCGGCCACAGCCGCGAACAGGTCAGGGACATCTACGCGTTCGTCGACTCGCTGCCCAGCCACCACGCCTACCTGGCCCTGCGCGACGACACCCCCGTCGCGCTCTTCCAGACCTACCGGCCCGAGCACGACCCGCTCGGCGAGCACTACCAGGTCGCCCCCGGCGACCTGGGCATCCACCTGCTGGTCGCCCCCACCGAGGGCAACCCGCGGCCCGGCTACACCGAGACCCTGGTCTCGGTCTTCCTCGCCTTCGTGCTGGCCGACCCGGCGGTGCGCCGCCTGGTCGCCGAGCCGGACGCCCGCAACGAGAAGTCGATCGCCCGCCTGCTGCGCACCGGCTTCGAACTCGGCCCGGAGATCCAGCTCCCCGAGAAGCGCGCCCGCCTGGTCTTCCTCACCCGGGAGGCCGGCGAAGCACTCCGCCACCGGGCCGCCGCGTCTCACTGA